A single genomic interval of Chryseobacterium paludis harbors:
- a CDS encoding ABC transporter ATP-binding protein — protein MENLIKIQNLSYGFSQNKLILKNVSLSVPRGSIFGFLGANGAGKSTTMKLMLGSLPDESNTIDIFNQKLSQLYPEGFQKIGSLIDSPAFYDHLSGWDNLVILSKLRGLPDSECERVLNLVDLWDSRKMKMKKYSLGMKQRLAIAMALLGKPELLILDEPVNGLDPNGMLEIRELLLKLNKEQGITIFISSHLLQEVEKMVTHLAIISNGTIKFSGSVEELNSHYRHNHLRIGLNNAANFVQSIPEYYSAKIIDANTIEITVQSREDIIRLNKMLVMNEAEIFEIKNSAGLEDWFMEITKN, from the coding sequence ATGGAAAATTTAATTAAAATCCAAAACTTAAGTTATGGATTCTCTCAAAATAAACTCATTCTTAAAAATGTAAGTTTATCAGTCCCTAGAGGAAGTATTTTTGGCTTTCTTGGAGCCAATGGCGCCGGAAAATCAACTACCATGAAGTTAATGTTGGGAAGTCTTCCTGATGAAAGCAATACGATTGATATTTTTAACCAAAAGTTATCTCAGCTTTATCCTGAAGGGTTTCAAAAAATTGGAAGCTTAATTGACAGTCCTGCTTTTTACGACCACTTATCCGGATGGGATAATCTTGTTATTCTCTCTAAGCTGAGAGGCCTTCCTGATTCAGAATGCGAAAGGGTTTTGAATTTGGTAGATCTTTGGGATAGCAGAAAAATGAAGATGAAAAAATATTCACTCGGAATGAAGCAAAGGTTGGCAATTGCCATGGCGCTTCTTGGAAAACCAGAGCTCTTAATTCTGGATGAACCTGTTAATGGTCTTGACCCCAACGGAATGCTGGAAATTAGGGAGCTGCTTCTAAAGCTTAATAAAGAGCAGGGAATTACGATATTTATTTCAAGTCATTTATTACAGGAAGTTGAAAAGATGGTTACTCATTTGGCTATTATCTCGAATGGTACCATTAAGTTTTCAGGAAGTGTAGAAGAATTAAATAGCCATTACCGCCATAATCATTTACGGATAGGGTTGAATAATGCTGCCAATTTTGTCCAAAGTATTCCTGAGTATTATTCAGCAAAAATAATTGATGCAAACACAATAGAAATAACCGTTCAGTCCAGAGAAGATATTATCAGGCTTAATAAAATGCTGGTGATGAACGAGGCTGAGATTTTTGAGATCAAAAATAGTGCAGGATTGGAAGATTGGTTCATGGAAATAACAAAAAATTAA